The nucleotide sequence GCAAGGCGCTCCCGTCGGCCAAGCCCGTCGGCCCGGTCGGTGGGCCCACCTTGTTCCCGCCCACGAACGTCCCGTCCGGGGCCGAGACACCCGACACGTCGGGCACCCGCGACAGCTCGGCGGCGTACTTGTCCAGCTCCGGCGGGCTCAGGCCGCGGGCATCGGGGACGACGACGGGCACCGCCGTCGCGGCGTCGTGCGCGAACCCGCCGCGCATTGCGTCGCCGACCTGATGCGACGACGTCGACCGCGGCAGCACCCGGTCGTCGGGGAAACCCCACTTCACCGACGAGAACGGCAGCCCGAGCAACACCAGCAGCGCCATGACGGACAGACCGACCGGCGCCCAGTGGCGCATGACGAACTTGCTCGACCGGTACCAGAACAGCTCCTCGACCGGCTTGTGGTGAGGTTCGGGGCCCAGGAATTTATGCAACAGTTTCCGGACGTTGAGCGCATCCAGCCGGTCACCGGCCAGCACGATCGCGGCCGGGGTCACCACGATGGACGCGGTGGCAACGAACGCCACCGTCGCGACGCCGGCGTAGGCGAAGGACTTCAGGAAGTACATCGGGAACGCCACGGTCGCCGACATCGACAGCGCCACGGTGACCGCGGAGAACAACACCGTGCGGCCCGACGTGGTCATGGTCCGGATCAGTGCCTCGTTCGGGTCGGAGCCCTCGGCCAGCTCGTCGCGGTAGCGGCTGAGGATCAGCAGCGTGTAGTCGACGGCCAGGGCCACACCCAGGGCGGTGCTCAGGTTGAGCGCGAAGATCGACACGTCGGTGGTGAACGTGACCAGCCGCAGCACCGTCATCGAGCCGACGACCGCCAGCCCGCCGAGCGCCATCGGCAGCGCCGCCGCGAGCAGCCCGCCGAACACCCAGACCAGCACCAGGAAGGTGAGCGGCAGCGCGATCGCCTCCATCAACAGCAGGTCTTCCTGGTTCTGCTTGTTGATCTGGGCGTACTGCATTGCCGGCCCGCCGGCTCGGACGGTGACGCCGTCGTGGTCGCGCACGAACTGATTGGAGAGGGTCTCGGCGTTTTTCTGCGCGTTGGTTTCGCCGCCTTTGACGTTGACCACGACCACGCCCGACTTGCCGTCGGTGCTGATTAGGTCGGCCGAAGCACCCGGCGGCGCGGTCCAGGGCGAGGAGGCGTTGTAGACCAGCGGCGACTGCTGCAGCTGCTTTACCAGCTCGGTGCCCACCTTGCGGGCCTGCTCGCTCTTGACGCCCCCGGGCGCCGTCACCAGGATCAGCATCTGCTGACCGCTCTGCCCGAACTTGTCGCCCAGCACCTGGATGGCGCGGGCCGACTCTGAGTTCGGATCTTGGAAGC is from Mycobacterium conspicuum and encodes:
- a CDS encoding MMPL family transporter, coding for MLQRIARLAIAAPRRIVGIAVLVFIAAAIFGIPVADSLSPGGFQDPNSESARAIQVLGDKFGQSGQQMLILVTAPGGVKSEQARKVGTELVKQLQQSPLVYNASSPWTAPPGASADLISTDGKSGVVVVNVKGGETNAQKNAETLSNQFVRDHDGVTVRAGGPAMQYAQINKQNQEDLLLMEAIALPLTFLVLVWVFGGLLAAALPMALGGLAVVGSMTVLRLVTFTTDVSIFALNLSTALGVALAVDYTLLILSRYRDELAEGSDPNEALIRTMTTSGRTVLFSAVTVALSMSATVAFPMYFLKSFAYAGVATVAFVATASIVVTPAAIVLAGDRLDALNVRKLLHKFLGPEPHHKPVEELFWYRSSKFVMRHWAPVGLSVMALLVLLGLPFSSVKWGFPDDRVLPRSTSSHQVGDAMRGGFAHDAATAVPVVVPDARGLSPPELDKYAAELSRVPDVSGVSAPDGTFVGGNKVGPPTGPTGLADGSALLTVSSSAPLFSQANDTQLVRLHQVPGPAGRSVEMGGVAMVNRDSDDAVIDRLPLVLGIMAAITFVLLFMLTGSVVLPLKALMCNVLSLTAAFGSLVWIFQDGHLGALGTTPSGTLVANMPVLLFCIAFGLSMDYEVFLLSRIREYWLASEAARPARVSAKEAHAANDEAVAHGVARTGRVITAAALVMSMSFAALIAAHVSFMRMFGLGLTLAVFADATLVRMVLVPAFMHVMGRWNWWAPKPLAWLHDRFGISEGPSDEAVPSELEVPAEERRVVRETVTHLG